The following proteins are encoded in a genomic region of Clostridium kluyveri:
- a CDS encoding DegT/DnrJ/EryC1/StrS family aminotransferase: MKVDFYTPKREYNEKKEEFNKAIKNVLEKGNFILGEEVSNLERAIEKYTGAKHAISVASGTDALVISSDVLGFKNGKEVITSPFTFLASTSCLVKHNAKPVFVDIDEDTFNIDTDKIEEKINSNTKGILPIHLFCQMSDMDKIMDLASKNNLSVLEDAAEAFGMKWKGNNSTTYKHSGTLGDLGVFSFFPTKTLGGYGDGGMIITNNSDLAEKVKMFRVHGASKKYHYDYIGYNSRLDTIQAALLLVKLKYIDNSIAKRNIVSNWYKERLKSIPYIKIPKIKNDQHPVYYVFNILTEKRDELCAYLKEKEIGCSIYYPIPLHLQKCFSYLGHKKGDFPVSEKICEEILALPIYPEISEEEVDFVCNAIKSFYKK, encoded by the coding sequence ATGAAAGTTGATTTTTATACTCCTAAAAGAGAATATAATGAAAAAAAAGAGGAGTTCAACAAGGCCATAAAAAATGTTCTAGAAAAAGGAAACTTTATATTGGGGGAAGAGGTTTCAAATCTTGAAAGAGCCATAGAAAAATATACTGGTGCAAAACATGCTATTTCTGTAGCTTCAGGTACAGATGCTTTAGTCATATCCTCTGATGTACTAGGTTTTAAAAATGGTAAAGAGGTAATAACTTCACCTTTTACCTTTCTTGCCTCTACCTCCTGCTTGGTTAAGCATAATGCAAAACCTGTTTTTGTAGATATAGATGAGGATACTTTCAATATTGATACAGATAAGATTGAAGAAAAAATAAATTCAAATACTAAAGGTATACTACCTATACATTTATTTTGTCAGATGTCAGATATGGATAAAATAATGGATTTAGCTTCAAAAAATAATCTTAGTGTGCTTGAAGATGCTGCCGAAGCCTTCGGTATGAAATGGAAAGGAAATAACAGTACTACCTACAAACATTCGGGTACCTTAGGAGATTTAGGAGTATTTTCTTTCTTTCCCACTAAGACATTAGGTGGTTATGGAGACGGAGGTATGATAATTACAAATAACTCTGATTTAGCTGAAAAGGTGAAAATGTTCAGAGTTCATGGAGCCTCCAAAAAATACCACTATGATTACATAGGCTATAATTCAAGACTTGATACAATTCAAGCTGCCTTACTGCTTGTTAAATTGAAATACATTGACAATTCCATAGCAAAACGTAATATAGTCTCCAACTGGTATAAAGAACGGCTAAAAAGTATTCCCTACATAAAAATTCCTAAAATTAAAAATGATCAACATCCAGTATATTATGTATTTAATATACTCACAGAAAAAAGAGACGAACTCTGTGCATATTTAAAAGAGAAAGAAATTGGCTGCAGCATATACTATCCTATCCCCCTTCACCTTCAAAAGTGTTTCAGCTATCTTGGACATAAGAAGGGAGATTTTCCTGTATCAGAAAAAATATGTGAAGAAATACTGGCACTACCTATATATCCTGAAATATCAGAAGAGGAAGTGGACTTTGTATGTAATGCTATAAAAAGCTTTTATAAAAAGTAG
- a CDS encoding DegT/DnrJ/EryC1/StrS family aminotransferase: MNKKIPFSPPDITQDEIDALSEVLKSGWITSGPRTAEFEKKLADYCSSNYSAAVSSATCGMELLLKVFDIKNGDDVITTPYTYTSTAAVSIQRGIKPIMVDVKKDDFSIDIDKVYDAITPNTKAIFSVDFAGVPVDYDALRQILKLKNREDILLVSDSAHALGASYKGKKVGSQLDAHVFSFHAVKNLTTAEGGAITFNNNNLFGKENLLKDLKLNSLNGQSKDALSKMKAGAWKYDIVTAGYKCNMADINAALGLVQLRRYSNMLQRRKNIFEIYSSILSQKEWAILPFKEDKNMETSYHLYPLRIKELKEEQRDEIIKTLAEKGIAVNVHFIPLPMFTLYKCLGYSIEDYPNAYEQYANEITLPLYSTLLPEDAEYVVKELIKVVEKVK, encoded by the coding sequence ATGAATAAAAAAATTCCCTTTTCTCCTCCTGATATTACCCAGGACGAAATTGACGCCCTATCGGAAGTTTTAAAATCAGGATGGATAACCTCTGGACCTAGAACTGCTGAATTTGAAAAAAAATTAGCTGACTACTGCAGTTCAAATTATTCAGCAGCGGTTTCAAGTGCCACCTGTGGCATGGAACTACTACTAAAAGTATTTGACATTAAAAATGGAGATGATGTAATAACAACTCCTTATACCTATACATCTACTGCAGCTGTATCTATTCAAAGAGGTATAAAACCAATTATGGTGGATGTAAAAAAGGATGACTTTTCTATAGATATAGATAAAGTATATGATGCAATTACTCCAAATACAAAAGCCATTTTTTCTGTAGACTTTGCAGGAGTACCTGTGGACTACGATGCTCTAAGACAGATTCTAAAACTTAAAAATCGTGAAGATATACTGCTCGTATCAGACTCTGCCCATGCCCTTGGAGCTTCATACAAAGGAAAGAAGGTAGGCAGCCAGTTAGATGCCCACGTATTTTCCTTTCATGCAGTAAAAAATTTGACTACAGCAGAAGGGGGCGCTATAACCTTTAACAATAATAACTTATTTGGAAAAGAAAACTTATTAAAGGATTTAAAATTAAATTCCCTTAATGGTCAATCAAAAGATGCCTTATCCAAAATGAAAGCAGGTGCCTGGAAATATGACATAGTTACAGCAGGATATAAATGCAATATGGCAGACATAAATGCTGCTCTTGGATTAGTTCAACTTAGAAGATATAGTAATATGCTTCAAAGGCGCAAAAATATATTTGAAATATATTCAAGTATATTATCACAAAAAGAGTGGGCCATACTTCCTTTTAAAGAAGATAAAAACATGGAAACCTCATATCACCTGTATCCACTCAGGATTAAAGAATTAAAAGAAGAACAAAGAGATGAAATTATAAAAACACTTGCAGAAAAAGGCATAGCAGTTAATGTTCACTTTATACCACTGCCTATGTTTACCTTATATAAATGCCTTGGATATTCCATAGAGGATTACCCAAATGCCTATGAACAATATGCCAATGAAATAACACTACCACTTTATTCAACTCTCCTTCCGGAAGATGCTGAATATGTGGTAAAAGAACTTATAAAAGTAGTAGAGAAGGTGAAATAA